From Vigna unguiculata cultivar IT97K-499-35 chromosome 5, ASM411807v1, whole genome shotgun sequence, the proteins below share one genomic window:
- the LOC114186300 gene encoding ethylene-responsive transcription factor-like protein At4g13040 isoform X2, translated as MVSLRRRRLLGLCSGNSSFVTPLPLYCENLSSLENSTQQAKPKSEQPVLSDDASNLDSNTAVLEEPGSSNVSGSSSSKEQLIQPITGPPIKRRKRHRRKNLHNQEPCLMRGVYFKNMKWQAAIKVDKKQIHLGTVGSQEEAARLYDRAAFMCGREPNFELLEEEKRELSKFKWDEFLAMTRQAITRKKHKRRLSPGPGNSHDMLPLPKDDWDSKQGVSEDAE; from the exons ATGGTGAGCTTGAGAAGGCGCAGACTCTTGGGACTATGTTCAG GAAACAGTTCCTTTGTCACTCCACTCCCTCTGTATTGTGAGAATTTGTCTAGTCTTGAAAATTCAACCCAGCAAGCTAAACCCAAGAGTGAGCAGCCTGTGCTTTCTGATGATGCAAGCAACCTGGACAGT AACACTGCTGTGCTAGAAGAACCAGGATCATCAAATGTGTCTGGTTCAAGCTCATCCAAAGAACAACTTATTCAACCAATCACTG GACCTCCTATTAAACGCAGAAAGCGACACAGAAGAAAGAATTTGCACAATCAAGAACCATGCTTAATGAGAGGTGTATACTTCAAAAATATGAAGTGGCAAGCCGCTATCAAGGTGGACAAGAAACAGATCCATCTAGGGACTGTTGGATCACAAGAAGAAGCTGCTCGCTTATATGATAG GGCTGCTTTCATGTGTGGTAGAGAGCCGAATTTCGAGCTCCTCGAGGAGGAGAAGCGCGAACTTAGTAAATTTAAATGGGATGAATTCTTGGCAATGACTCGACAAGCCATCACACGCAAAA aacACAAGAGAAGGCTTAGTCCTGGACCAGGTAATAGTCATGATATGCTTCCACTGCCCAAAGATGATTGGGACAGTAAGCAAGGAGTGAGTGAAGATGCAGAATAG
- the LOC114186300 gene encoding ethylene-responsive transcription factor-like protein At4g13040 isoform X1: MVSLRRRRLLGLCSGNSSFVTPLPLYCENLSSLENSTQQAKPKSEQPVLSDDASNLDSNTAVLEEPGSSNVSGSSSSKEQLIQPITAGPPIKRRKRHRRKNLHNQEPCLMRGVYFKNMKWQAAIKVDKKQIHLGTVGSQEEAARLYDRAAFMCGREPNFELLEEEKRELSKFKWDEFLAMTRQAITRKKHKRRLSPGPGNSHDMLPLPKDDWDSKQGVSEDAE; encoded by the exons ATGGTGAGCTTGAGAAGGCGCAGACTCTTGGGACTATGTTCAG GAAACAGTTCCTTTGTCACTCCACTCCCTCTGTATTGTGAGAATTTGTCTAGTCTTGAAAATTCAACCCAGCAAGCTAAACCCAAGAGTGAGCAGCCTGTGCTTTCTGATGATGCAAGCAACCTGGACAGT AACACTGCTGTGCTAGAAGAACCAGGATCATCAAATGTGTCTGGTTCAAGCTCATCCAAAGAACAACTTATTCAACCAATCACTG CAGGACCTCCTATTAAACGCAGAAAGCGACACAGAAGAAAGAATTTGCACAATCAAGAACCATGCTTAATGAGAGGTGTATACTTCAAAAATATGAAGTGGCAAGCCGCTATCAAGGTGGACAAGAAACAGATCCATCTAGGGACTGTTGGATCACAAGAAGAAGCTGCTCGCTTATATGATAG GGCTGCTTTCATGTGTGGTAGAGAGCCGAATTTCGAGCTCCTCGAGGAGGAGAAGCGCGAACTTAGTAAATTTAAATGGGATGAATTCTTGGCAATGACTCGACAAGCCATCACACGCAAAA aacACAAGAGAAGGCTTAGTCCTGGACCAGGTAATAGTCATGATATGCTTCCACTGCCCAAAGATGATTGGGACAGTAAGCAAGGAGTGAGTGAAGATGCAGAATAG